One Pieris napi chromosome W, ilPieNapi1.2, whole genome shotgun sequence DNA segment encodes these proteins:
- the LOC125062050 gene encoding LOW QUALITY PROTEIN: NADH-ubiquinone oxidoreductase chain 2-like (The sequence of the model RefSeq protein was modified relative to this genomic sequence to represent the inferred CDS: inserted 3 bases in 2 codons; deleted 3 bases in 2 codons; substituted 11 bases at 11 genomic stop codons): protein FFIFILFFRTLISISSNSXLGCXIGLEINLLRFIPLISNTKKLLNTEAALKYFLTQSIASINFLFSILLKMILFKNFEINNFLSIIINSSLLIKIGSAPFYFXFPNIIEGLSXINCFILITXQKISPIILLSYHINNNFIIIVIMLNAIIGAISGFNQTSIRKLIAFSSINNLAXLIARIIIRENIXLIYFXLYSFLNLILCFIFSILNIFYINXNFNLITIIKISLIIIFFSLGNKELYSXFFNKXXYIYIISFIFIISRLIILFFYIRIIYLSFLLNFFKLKXFKIKIKNNFFSLINFFSLISMTGLILNTFIFF from the exons ttttttatttttattttattttttagaactttaatttctatttcatCTAATTCATGATTAGGATGTTGAATAGGACtagaaattaatttgttaagaTTTATCCCCCTAAtttctaatacaaaaaaattattaaatacagaagcagcattaaaatattttcttacccAATCAATTGcttcaattaattttctattttctattcttttaaaaatgattttattcaaaaattttgaaataaataattttctttcaattataattaattcttctttattaataaaaataggatctgctccattttatttttgatttccTAATATTATAGAAGGACTTTCTTGAATAAattgctttattttaataacatgaCAAAAAATTTCCCCTATAATTCTCCTTTCTTatcacataaataataattttattataattgttataatgttaaatgcaatAATTGGTGCTATTAGTGGTTTTAATCAAACTTCAATTCGAAAATTAATAGCTTTTtcttcaattaataat ttagcaTGATTAATAGctagaataataattagagaaaatatttgactaatatattt tttatattcatttttaaatttaattttatgttttatattttcaatattaaatattttttatatta caaattttaatttaattacaattattaaaatatctttaataattatttttttttctttaggaaataaagaactttattcttaattttttaataaataataatatatatacattatttcttttatttttattatatctagattaattatattatttttttatattcgtattatttatctttcttttttattaaatttttttaaattaaaatgatttaaaattaaaattaaaaataattttttctctttaattaattttttttctttaatttctaTGACAggt ttaattcttaatacttttatatttttttaa